A single Musa acuminata AAA Group cultivar baxijiao chromosome BXJ2-1, Cavendish_Baxijiao_AAA, whole genome shotgun sequence DNA region contains:
- the LOC135599046 gene encoding BEL1-like homeodomain protein 4, translating into MGITTQPSQPACAFLCLPKSASSAHPGHISPPTSMSQGFHHSIFSFSDGFDRPTSQQQQHHVAQQSRRDKLRVQGFDAAGNPLVPIDGAGEEAGIYEPPAVGASNMLSDMFGFGAAGPSATELLASQISGGYRLPQSAAAMGGFSGEWYGARHGGFFGASGSLSSIGESTSKHHRDNAQQHPMMGLNDDSAAAMQLFLTNPPQPTPPPPELRPPRSPSSPSQAPPPTLPDHHRQAFRSFGEASFGGGVVEGRGLSLSLSSSLQQFDMAKADELRVREGVLYFNQQQPKLHPALHSQGHGHDGQVHMGYGAIDAISVLRNSKYARAAQELLEEFCSVGRGQLTGTKLGRKRGGSSNPNANPSGGGGSSSAAAACSSSPKLDTTPLSSADKFEYQRRKAKLISMLDEVDRRYTHYCDQMQVVVNSFDSVVGFGAAAPYTALAQKAMSRHFRCLKDAIAAQLKQTCETLGEKEVASNPGITKGETPRLRLLDQSLRQQRAFHQIGMMDQEAWRPQRGLPERSVNILRAWLFEHFLHPYPSDADKLLLSRQTGLSRNQVSNWFINARVRLWKPMVEEMYQQEFEGEAGQSVKGEASHAQSSQPPQQEGGTSASSSSHRHFGTTPGIPPPDAAVRPHGQSSGGGGGEGILIQPVRLGATGDVSLTLGLQHAGGNASEKTRFSAGDLGG; encoded by the exons ATGGGGATAACGACGCAGCCGTCTCAGCCCGCCTGTGCCTTCCTCTGCCTGCCGAAGTCCGCCTCGAGTGCCCACCCCGGGCATATTTCTCCTCCCACGTCTATGTCCCAAGGGTTCCACCACAGCATCTTCAGCTTCTCCGATGGGTTCGACCGGCCGACGAGCCAACAGCAGCAGCACCACGTCGCCCAGCAAAGCCGGAGGGATAAGCTGAGGGTGCAGGGGTTCGACGCGGCAGGCAACCCGCTCGTTCCCATCGATGGGGCCGGCGAGGAGGCCGGCATCTACGAGCCGCCTGCCGTCGGAGCCAGCAACATGCTGTCGGACATGTTCGGTTTCGGGGCGGCCGGACCTTCGGCCACCGAGCTTCTCGCTAGCCAGATATCCGGCGGCTACCGCCTCCCGCAGAGTGCAGCAGCCATGGGCGGCTTCTCCGGCGAGTGGTACGGAGCCCGTCATGGAGGATTCTTTGGAGCTTCTGGGAGTTTGAGCTCAATTGGCGAGTCGACGTCGAAGCATCACCGGGACAACGCCCAACAACACCCGATGATGGGCTTGAACGACGACTCAGCTGCTGCGATGCAGCTCTTTCTAACGAATCCGCCACAACCGACGCCACCACCTCCGGAGCTGCGTCCTCCGAGGTCTCCATCATCACCTTCACAAGCTCCTCCTCCCACACTCCCCGACCACCATCGTCAAGCCTTCCGATCATTTGGAGAGGCGTCGTTCGGTGGGGGAGTGGTGGAAGGACGAGGTCTATCTTTGTCGCTGTCCTCATCTCTGCAGCAATTCGATATGGCCAAAGCCGATGAGCTACGAGTGAGGGAAGGGGTGTTGTACTTCAACCAGCAGCAGCCGAAGCTGCATCCAGCATTACACTCGCAAGGTCACGGTCACGACGGGCAGGTCCACATGGGCTACGGCGCCATCGACGCGATCAGCGTGCTGAGGAACTCCAAGTACGCGAGGGCGGCGCAGGAGCTCCTGGAGGAGTTCTGCAGCGTGGGGCGGGGACAACTGACGGGGACCAAGCTCGGCCGGAAACGAGGCGGCTCCTCCAACCCCAACGCAAATCCTAGCGGCGGCGGTGGTTCCAGTTCAGCTGCTGCTGCATGTTCTTCATCTCCCAAATTGGACACCACTCCCTTGTCTTCCGCTGATAAGTTTGAGTACCAGAGGAGGAAGGCCAAGCTTATCTCCATGCTTGACGAG GTGGACAGAAGATACACTCATTACTGCGACCAGATGCAGGTGGTGGTGAACTCCTTTGATTCCGTCGTGGGCTTCGGAGCTGCGGCGCCGTACACAGCTCTGGCTCAGAAGGCCATGTCACGCCACTTCCGGTGCCTCAAGGACGCGATTGCCGCGCAGCTGAAGCAGACATGCGAAACCCTCGGAGAGAAGGAAGTCGCGAGCAACCCCGGCATCACCAAGGGAGAGACGCCGAGGCTCCGGCTGCTCGACCAGAGCCTGCGGCAGCAGCGCGCGTTCCACCAGATAGGGATGATGGATCAGGAAGCATGGAGGCCACAACGCGGCTTACCGGAGCGCTCCGTGAACATTTTGAGAGCTTGGCTCTTCGAGCACTTCCTTCACCC GTACCCAAGTGATGCAGACAAGCTCTTGTTGTCGCGGCAGACAGGTTTATCCAGGAACCAG GTCTCCAACTGGTTTATCAACGCCAGGGTCAGGCTGTGGAAGCCCATGGTGGAGGAGATGTACCAGCAGGAGTTCGAAGGGGAGGCAGGACAAAGCGTGAAGGGCGAAGCTAGCCATGCACAGTCTTCACAACCGCCACAACAGGAAGGCGGCACCTCCGCAAGTTCATCTTCGCACCGCCACTTCGGCACCACACCGGGGATTCCGCCACCGGACGCAGCGGTCAGGCCCCACGGCCAGTcaagtggcggcggcggcggcgagggcATCCTCATCCAGCCGGTGAGGCTCGGCGCCACCGGCGACGTGTCGCTCACTCTAGGCCTACAGCACGCCGGCGGCAACGCATCAGAGAAGACCCGGTTCTCGGCCGGCGACCTCGGTGGCTAA